The nucleotide sequence CCTGAGCAGGAACCGGTGCCGAGCCACACCTGATCCGCGGGCTGGGCGAGTGTTCGGACTCAACGTTCTGAACGCCCGTCCTGAACGATCGTTCTGAACGATCGTTCTGAACGCCCGTTCTGAACGATCGTTCAAGGTTGGGGTAGGGTGGTCGGCATGGGACATCGGGAACAGTTGATGGCCGGGGCGAAGCGGTGCCTGGAGGAGCGGGGATTCGCCCGTACGACCTCGCGTGACATCGCCGCCGCCGCCAACGCGCCGCTCGGCACGATCAATTACCACTACGGCTCGAAGGAGCAACTGCTCAACGCGGCGCTCCTGGAATCGCTCGACGAGTGGAGCGAGAAGGTGCGGTCCGGGTCGACGGAGGCCGCCCCGGACTCCGATGCCGGAACGCGAGCGGAGTCGATGTGGGCCCGGATCATCGAGTCCGGGACCACGGACCGGCCGCTGGTGGTGGCCGGCGTGGAAGCCCTCGCCCAGGCCGAACGTTCCGCCGACGTCCGGCAGCAGCTCGCCGAGGCGTTCGAACGGGCCCGTACGGCGCTGGCGGCCGATCTGCACGGCATCGAGGGCACGGAGGAGGGCGAGGTGGCCCGTGCGGTCGGGTCGGTGCACATGGCCCTGGTCGCCGGGCTGACCCAGCAGTGGCTGGTCGATCCCGAGCGCGCCCCCTCGGCGCGGGAGGTGGCCACGGGTCTGCGGAGGATCGCCCAGGCCCTCGAGTCCGACGCCTGATCCGGGGAAAGGAGTGGCACCGCCTTTCACCCATCTGCATGTGCACACGCAGTACTCGCTCCTGGACGGCGCGGCCCGGCTGAAGGATCTCTTCGCGGCCTGCCAGGAGATGGGCATGTCGCACCTCGCCCTGACGGACCACGGCAATCTGCACGGCGCGTACGACTTCTTCCAGCAGGCCATGGCCTCGGGCGTGACGCCGATCATCGGGATCGAGGCGTATGTCGCCCCGGAGTCGCGGCGCACCAAGCGCAAGATCCAGTGGGGGCAGCCCCACCAGAAGCGCGATGACGTCTCCGGCTCGGGCGGCTACACCCACAAGACGATCTGGGCGGCGGACACCACCGGGCTGCACCATCTGT is from Streptomyces hygroscopicus and encodes:
- a CDS encoding TetR family transcriptional regulator; protein product: MAGAKRCLEERGFARTTSRDIAAAANAPLGTINYHYGSKEQLLNAALLESLDEWSEKVRSGSTEAAPDSDAGTRAESMWARIIESGTTDRPLVVAGVEALAQAERSADVRQQLAEAFERARTALAADLHGIEGTEEGEVARAVGSVHMALVAGLTQQWLVDPERAPSAREVATGLRRIAQALESDA